Proteins from a genomic interval of Arachis hypogaea cultivar Tifrunner chromosome 10, arahy.Tifrunner.gnm2.J5K5, whole genome shotgun sequence:
- the LOC112715295 gene encoding alpha-soluble NSF attachment protein 2: MADQLSKAEEYEKKAEKKLNGWGLFGSKYEDAADLFDKAANSFKLAKSWDKAGATYLRLASCHLKLESKHEAAQAYVDAAHCYKKTNINEAVNCLDHAVNLFCDIGRLSMAARYLKEIAELYESQQNIEQAVVYYEKSADFFQNEEVTTSANQCKQKVAQYAAQLEQYQKSIDIYEAIARQSLNNNLLKYGVKGHLLNAGICELCKGDLVAINNALERYQELDPTFSGTREYRFLTDIASAIEEEDVGHFTTIVKEFDSMTPLDSWKTTLLLRVKEKLKAKELEEDDLT, encoded by the exons ATGGCGGATCAATTATCGAAGGCAGAAGAATACGAGAAGAAAGcagagaagaagctgaatggttGGGGCTTGTTTGGCTCCAAATATGAGGATGCTGCTGATCTCTTCGATAAAGCTGCCAATTCCTTCAAGCTCGCTAAATCAT GGGACAAAGCGGGAGCAACATACCTCAGGTTGGCAAGTTGCCATTTGAAG TTGGAAAGTAAACATGAAGCTGCCCAAGCCTATGTCGATGCTGCTCATTGCTATAAAAAGACTAATATAAATG AGGCTGTAAATTGCCTGGACCATGCTGTGAATCTATTCTGTGATATTGGAAGACTCTCCATGGCTGCTAGATATTTGAAG GAAATTGCTGAATTGTACGAGTCTCAACAGAATATTGAGCAGGCTGTTGTTTACTATGAAAAATCAGCTGATTTTTTCCAAAATGAAGAAGTTACAACTAGTGCAAACCAGTGCAAGCAAAAGGTTGCTCAATATGCTGCCCAGCTAGAACA ATATCAAAAATCAATTGACATTTATGAAGCCATAGCTCGCCAGTCTCTCAACAATAACTTGCTGAAGTATGGAGTTAAAGGACATCTTCTTAATGCTGGTATTTGCGAACTCTGTAAAGGGGATCTCGTTGCTATAAACAATGCACTAGAGAGATATCAG GAGCTGGATCCAACATTTTCAGGAACACGAGAATATAGATTTTTGACG gatattgcttctgcaattgaagaagaagatgttggACATTTTACTACCATTGTCAAGGAATTTGATAGCATGACCCCTCTG GATTCTTGGAAGACAACACTTCTTTTGAGGGTAAAGGAAAAGCTGAAGGCCAAAGAACTTGAGGAGGACGATCTTACTTAA